In Pelecanus crispus isolate bPelCri1 chromosome 13, bPelCri1.pri, whole genome shotgun sequence, the DNA window CATCTCCCTCCCTGGGGTCTGGGGCAGAAGAGGAGGACGTGGCTCACTGTACAAATAAACACGCCTCAGCGTGCCTTCGCATGCCTGCACGTGACGCAGCCTGCACATGCCACCAGCCGTGCCGCAGCTTGTCTCTCCCGAAACGATGTTCAGTGATGCTTTTTGCATATCAGTGTTTACATGGACAAAACGCAGTCCCTCGCTCAGAAACGTGCTCTGTAAAACTGGCTCGTTCTTACACAACCAGACTCCTgtcttccagcagcagcaactccCCGActtcccactgctgcagaaacCACGGGGCCACCCAGCTGCCATCTCATGCCTGTGCCAGACACGTCGTCCTAACGCAGACGGCCCAAGCAACACCTGCCAGGGTCCCCTGCCCCGCAGGGCCAGGcgctgggcagggaggaagagttGGGACTGCAGCGTTTTTCTCCATGGGGATGCACAGGCAAGGGGGAATGAAGCTCCATCTTTGGATATCCCTGTTATCCGCGGGCTGACTGTGCTGATGCTGGATGGCCCCGCGTGGGCAGCACCAGCGTGACATTGATATCACAGCCCCTCCGTAGGACTGATCTGCTCTTGGGCTCAGTGCAGTTTTCTAACCTGATAACAAGCAAGGCTGTATTATTTAATGTCACATCTGAATCCTCTGAGTCTCTGATTCTGTTGTATTGTGTAATGAAATATATCCTAAAGAGATTTGGCAGGTTTTATAACAGGTAGATTTACTCTTTAAAATAGACCTAGCTGCACGTGACTAAATATGTGCAGATCTTGTTGACCAGACTAGTTTTTCATCGCTGTTTCAGGGTTTAatccttttggttttgcagtAGCAAGAAAGCCTGTTTGCCAGCAAAATGTCTAATGCGACTTTATACCCTGGCAGGCTGCTCTAAAGGTTACCGTCttctattgttttttctttagggTCTTTGAGAGCTTAGAAGACATAGCTGAGCCTTGTGCCAGTAAAAATAACAGGGATCTCCTCATTAACTGTATTGGCCTCCTCCTTTGTTTGCCAAGATCGGCTGACTTTTAGTCAAAACAGGAAATGGCTGAATTTAAATCCTGGAACGGATTAACTTTATTGACAGCCGCGGCAGTGTCCTGCGAAGGTTTCCAGTGATGCGACAGCTCCTGGCGCGAGTCAGGTGTTAGGCAGCTCGCTTTGGCCTCTCGGGCGCGTGGGGTCTGGAGGTGCCTTCGCTGCGTGGACCCCCCATCAGCCATCTCCTGTTAAATCTGCAGGGTTTGTGCTGGGGGACTCATTTAAcaagccttttctttccccaaataaAACACACTGGCCATTACAAGTTTCAATAAATGTCATTTCTCAATTTTCTCTCTTACATTACAGATGAGGCCAACGAGCACATCCAGACAGatctggaaagcaaagctgcCCCAAGTCCTGCCTTCCCCGAGCACGCTGCTggtgcaggagaggagaggtaACAGCCGCTGCTTGTGCAATTCTCTGGTTGCTGGTCTCACTTCTAATGAAAACTGAATGCTACCCATTAAATCCTGGCCTTTAACTGAGTTTCCGAAACTGTATAAGTAATAGGTTATataggatattttaaaaatcctttttccaGGAATTGTCAGAATATCAATCCTCCCTAATAACTAACTACTAATGTGCTTATCCCAGAAAGGTCTTTTCCTGCATGATTTGATAAGGGGTCAGTAAAATGGAAGCTGTCTCTAATGTCAGGATATTCTGGTTAGTTTTTCAAAGTGattatggttttatttgtttaatttttgccaTGGAGCAACACTAACAAAATGAACTGTTTGAGGAAACTGCTCATTTCCTGCTGGTGCCAACCTCTGTGTCCAGTGCTCAGCACTCTCCATCAAGACCTGGTAGGATTTCACGTTGTGCTGACTGAGCAGAAACACCCACTAAAAGCACTCCAACGAGCAAATCAGTGACCTCACTCAATATTTGTGGACTATGGAGAAGCCATTAAAATTTTCACATATTCATTTATTGTTGCTCCcatctcatttgctttttagTTGTCAGCAGAAAGAGGAATCATTCTTCACAGGTGGCAATTGCTCCagttaaatattaaatttgAGCCTTGACACTTCCAAACCTCTTGCAGCTGATCACCGGGTGTTGCTTAATGAAGGATCCAGAGTCAACAAGCCCGAGGTGCTCCTGCTTTACCAGCACAACAGTGGTCGTGATGGGGTTTTTGGGGAGTTGATTAAATCCTGAagagcttgctttgttttttctgttcaacCCTAAGCACAAAGCATTGTCATCTGGTATCTCACCAGCTTGACTGCTGTTCTCCATCTAGAGAGCAGCCACCACTAGACGCTCCCAAAGATGGTAGAAACGGTCAAGTAAACTGCCTGTGATTATGtgtttcttccatttatttACCAGGCAGTTAGTAATTAACTTATATTCCAAGCATGAAGATTTATGTCCTGTACTATAGTTTTGCTCTAACTTTTGCTGTCATAATCATTCCCGTAGTTTCTAAATCCTCCATCAATCTGGTTATGCCTTTGGCCTGAACTGGGAGGTGCGGCCTGTTCCTTCCTGGGCCATGGCATGGAAATGCATCTCCCTCCTGCCGGGCTCTTGGGCTCTTCTGGCACACGCTCTTCTCAGCATTCCTGTGGTTTTCCCTGTGGTTTTCTCCCAGAAGGGGAAAGTCTGAATAAACCTAAACCAAATGGTTGACACGATTGTTTTTATTGAGCAAGTTCTGTACAGACTGCAGTGGGAGACTTGTCCTTACTCCAAGTTCAGGCCATTTCACATTTTCCCCAGTCCTTCCAAGCagtaatggagaaaataaatgaaggcACCAGCTCTGGGCAGCCTTATATTGGGCTGGGTCAGTAGATAAAAAGTGGCAAAGTAGCTGAGCAGAATAGATGATGTTGAAGACTGCCTGATCACCCTACCAGGCACATCACTACCACTGATCTCCTTGCTCAGGTgtttctcctctcccacagaTCCAGCACACCTGCTCTTGATACCACAGAGGAGCGTAAAATCTTGCCAAAACCAAAGCCGAGACTTCCTGTCCCGCTGTCTGCATCACACAAGGTAGTATAGGCACAGCCTCTGCACTTTGTTTTGTTCCTCCCTGGACCTTCACACAGTCTGTACCTACTGGCAGGGGCtccacaggctgcctgccctagTGTCTGTGctcaaataaaatatgttttcccagTCTTGCCAGTTAATATACACTGATAGGGTTTGTTTTCCATTCAGAGATCCAGTATACATGATGTCTCTTCCTCAGAGAGTGACACTGGAACAAGTCCATTTGTGGCTGCAACAAACAGCTTGCATTTGTCTAGAAAAGGTAAGGGTTTTGTTCAGTGAGCCATTGGCATTTTTGTTATGCAGCATTAAACACCAAGAGACAAGACACCTTTTTGTATATGTAGAAATGAATAACAAAGAGTATTTCTTACCTTGGCATGTAAGAATGGGCTGTCAACATTTTTATGAATTATGCCCAAGGCAGCAGggaccaagaaaaaaaaatccaatgacTAAAAGTTCTCCTGGCTCTCAGTATGTTTTAAATGGAGTGCTTGGCTCACAACTCCTTAACACACAGATCCAAGTTACCTTCTCTTTCCTGCCTTGCATGTGTAGTGTATTTTTGGTACATAGCAAATAGCCAGTAGGAAAGCTGCCaaactgaaagcaaagctgCAAATCCCCAACTCACAGCAACAATTTAGAGctcagtggattttttttccatgtcctgtTGCAGAGAGAAGGGCTGGGGTTTTTAGGGCTTTCTTCAGATGGAAGGAGGCTTGCTAGAGTCTCAAAATGGGGAAGAATTAGGAACATATTGATGGTTTCTGGAAATTCCCTCTGGCTTCCCTTTGAGAAGCTGCAGCGCAGACCTTCCCAGGAAATACGATGTGATGTGGTGTGCCAGGCTGTGAGCATTTGTTGTCGTTGTAGGTCATGGAGCATCTGCATTGCTCACCAAGCTTTCAGAGGATGCTGTGCCTCAGCCCAGCAgtgcagctggaagagaagcTGTTGATGGGGCCGCTGGTACCACAGCGGGGGCAAAAACTCCACCCGAAGAAACTTACACTTCCAGCAAGATACCAGTTAAGAGGAAACCAAGCAGAACTTTCTCCAGATCCGAGCAGTTTGTGAATCATGCGGGGCCAGCAGAGAACAGCCTGGCAAATAGAAAGCTGCTGGCAAGCCCCAAAGCACTGACCGCAGAGGGGGAAAGCAGCCAGGCTGCGAAGCAAGGCGTGAACTATACAATCTCATCAATGAGTAACAAAGAGGAGGATATCGGCCTTGATCGTGAACACTTCAAGAACTTGAAGAACTTCTGGGAGAAGGGAGCAGACTCTGTGACAGTGGGAAACGTGCCGGAGGACCTGAGCTGGGTGGAGGCAGACGGTAGGCAGTTCAAGCTGTGCCGCTCACTGTCTGTGCAGTCTGGGCAAGGCCAGAACAGCGAAGAAAAACCTTGTGTCTTCACCAGAACAAGAACCCCCTACAAAAGGACAATAACCTTGTCTTCTAGTGAGGAAGAATCAAGCTATGTAGCCCCTGCAAGGAAGGATTCAGTTTCTATTGTTCCTAGATCCATGTACACCAAGAGCAAAGGCAGCCTCGTTACAAGAAATAACTCGCTGAGTGAAAGCAATGGGAAGCCACCGGTgccagaggaagagaaagcgGCACAGCGCTGCTCCAAGAAATCCAGATTGCCTGTGCGAGCGCCTTCCGTCAAAATCGAGTCGCCCACCAAAGAAGTGTCTGGCAGCACGTTTGAGCCAGAGACGCCTACAGACGAGTTGATCGTGGCAGAAGAGCGCAAGCACGCAGCGAATTCCCTGGCGAGCAGGGTGCAGATACTGATCGAGCCTGCGCTTACAGATGGTGAAAGCGAtgatgagaaagaggaaagatcTGATTTGGGCACTCATGACAACATGGAAATAAATGGAGAGCTACCTGAGGAAAAAACGTGTGAGTCTTCAGACAAGCAAACACCCGGTGAGCCagccagagagagagaagccgTTCAGGGAACGGACTCAGCTGTTTACTCAGGTACTGAGGCTGTAACCGCACCCTGTGAAATCCCAGTAGAGAGTCATCCCTAAGCCTGTTTTCTTCCCTAGCCCTTCTGCATTTTGCACATATTCTTCATTTGTCCATTTATCCTATATTGCAATTTGTGCAGAGTTAGCATGTGTGGAATATGTTTAGCTCTGGAAACAAATCCTGTGTAGCGCGGTGCAAGTGTAAAAGGGGGCAGTGCCGCGttcccttgccttcctccccgctgccagccctcATGCCTTACCTGCAAGCACCTCGGCTCGGGACAGCCCTCCGTTTTTTTAGCACTACCTACAACAGGTCACAGGaacttactttatttcagtcaCTGGGAAGACTGTACTTTCTTCAAATGTGGGGCTGGAGGAATTCTTTGTGGTGGTAGAGATAAGTCTGGcacaaggagaagaaataaagcGTGAAGCAAAGTGTTTAATGAATACATGGGCTGTTAGGCTACCTTGATATACCCACTGGCTGTCAAGTGTTTAATTGACATTTTGGGTCTTTTGGGAATCCACCAGTGAATTTGGATATTAAACTGTAACCAAAGTGACTGAATGAGGAGTCTGATTTTTCTGGGTTCTGATACCATTTTCTCAACCATGATGGTGTCAGTAGTTACCACTTTATCAGTCTCTCTCTGGGTTTGACGGGCTCTTGTAGTGACTGTTAATATGAGCAAAAGTTATTGTAATTGCAATTCCTTTTACATGTGGGCTCTGactgcccacagctctgctctctgccaAGCAAAGGCCTAGGAAGAGAGCTCAGTATCctctttttccaaatttcctGTCCTCATGTACCTCGGTAAGACCTATTTGAGAGGATTTTCCATAGACTCAtgtgattttgatttttaactgTGTCATTTCATGGCTTGTTTCCTACCGCTTATAACATTTCTATGAAAATCCTGAGTTGCGCTTCAGGtaaacataaatatttcctttctataCCAGATCTTTCTTATATTTCTCAGGTTTTATGCCTTATTGTTACATTCATTTCAGGATGATATTAGCAGATGGCTGTGTTTTACTGGAAGCTCTTTGCAGGCGCTGGTCTGTTTTAGGGACTGGGTTAACCTAGCGTTTACATTTGCCATCATAGTGTGAAGAGGTTTTCTCAGGGAGAGACATTAAAGCACACTGATGATTTGAAAGCAGCCCTGTGTAATGTAACCGCAACGTGCTCTAAGCAGAGTGAACAAGCCAGGAGACACACACGCGCGTGTGCTTGTTGACGCACTGCCTGTCtgagtttatttatttaccatGTTGATCTGGCTTTTCATGTATTCCAGAGGAAGATGGGGATCATTCTCCTGCCGCTCAGGCACTGGCCCGAGCAAATAGCATTAATCTTGCAAAGAGCATGGTGAACATTTACACAACCACAGAGAGTGAgtaacatctttctttttcctttttggtttacATTCCCTGAAGGTAATATATTATGCCCGAGATCTGCACCTCTGGTGCTTCTGTGCATGTACCATGCAAGGAAAATGACATATTATTTCATCATCAAATTAGAGAGCTTAAGTGCCTAAAATTTAATTCAGAGCCAGGAAATTGCAGCTAGATGGATGGTATGTTACTCAGTGTCTTCAGCAAAAAACACAAGGGCTTCAGAGGGTTGCCAAGAAGCTTGTACCcatctctcctcttctcccactgagTACTGTGGGAGCTGCACAGCAGCCCGTGCAGTGGATTAATCGGAAGTGCCAGAGCTTGCATCCAGCATGCAAGTCATAGCACCGACTCCTGTCACATGCTTACTGCGCTTGCAGTGCCCAGCCTGGGCCTCTCACCTCACCCAGAGCAGACCCCGTTTGCTGGCCTGATCTCCTCAGCTACCAGCTGGGACATAGTTTATGGTGGCAGTTTCTCCCTGAGAAACCACGATGAGCTAAAGAGAAGGCAACCAGGAAAGCGCAGCAAACCTGAAGAAGCCCATGACCAAGAAACCTGTCTGTGCCACCAAGAAGcccaagaaagcagcagccaaggaAGGGGGCCTGAAGAGAAGGTGGCACAAGAGGACAGCTAAGAGCTTGCCTAAAAGCAAAGTGGCAAGGCCAAGGCTGCCAGGACGGAGGTGAGAAGGCTGGGAAGGCAATGCCCGAGGCAGGGTAAAGCCACTTAGAGGAAACGATCAAGCCTGGCTAAGTAAGCCTGATCCCTGGTGACGAGAGGGAGGAGAGTCCCCTTCGGGGCTGTGTCCAAGGCAGCCTGCAGGTGGGACGCGCTGCGTCGCCCTGTGACTGTGCCCACCCCGTCTGGTGGCCTCGTGCCAGGTGCATGCCCCATTGTGTGGTGGAGCAACGTGCGTCATACAGCACGGTGGCTCAGAGCTTCGGGTCCCACATGCATTGCCGTTCAGTGACGTGGTCTTCATGCAGATGGCCAAGATTTTAGCCTCCCCTTCTTAAAGTTTATTTAGAGCCACAAACTTCATCCTCAGAACCCCCCTCTACAGGGTTACACTTGTTTGCAGTATAACAAGTAGTCTGTGGAGAGGGCTAGCCTTAATGCTTTGCTCATGTTTGGAgataaaaatagtaaatatcAAATGCATGATAAATCATAAAAAAGGTAAATCATGTAAAGGAAAATGCCAAAGAAGCTCTTGGGCATTTTGAACACTGAAAAGTGTATCATCGTGGCTAACATGCTAAACAAGTGTGTATATGTGCAGGCATGTTTATGCACATatatcttctaaaaaaaaagttctcctgGGATGAAGATAGTCATCTTCAAGAGAGTTACTGAGAAAAGATAAATATAGTATAAATAGGTTTTACTTAGACATTTAAGCAGTCCAGTAACCAGCTTTCTAAGTTGAGATGAAGCTTTCtgactttcttcttttagaTACCAAGCTATTGTCCACCTCTTTGTCTAGCAGAGAATTTGAGAGGTGTACACAATGGTGAAATTATAGGTACTTTACAGCTCTTTTGTACAGGGCAATATGCTAAGAGATGAAAATGTGAGCATGTTTGGTTTCTTTGACGAGGAGGCAGATCTGTATGGCTTTAGTTTAAATTAAATCTATGCAGAGAAAGTGGTGCAAACAAGATACACATCCTTAGGCTAATAAGTGAATTAAATTAGTCACTAGAGGGAGTTTGCACACTCCCACACATTGAAccaaaatgcactgaaaaaagCTTTAAGATGTTAGCTAGCAGTTTTTGTCTTGGGGAGGGTCAGCTTCAATGGCAGACAACAGAGATGGGGCAAGTGGGTGGTACTCTGGTGCCTCCCACaagcttttcctccttccttgtgCCCTTAAACAAACATGTGACTTTCTTATGTATTCCTGACTCTGACAAGGTATCttgatgcctttttttgtttgtaccTACAGCGTACAATAAACCTCATTTGATACCCCATCAGTTTCTCGAACCTGAAAGAGTCAAAGAGCTGAGCAGatcctctcctctcctgttgTCTGAGGTAGGCTACATGCCAGAAGTGGTGGAATAATGTTCACAGCATCCCCTGAATGACAGCCAGTTTCATGAGAATGTTTCTCCTGGACACCGACAGTACTTGCTCTAGAGCATGCCTTGGTTATGtcataaataaatgagaaaagccTTAAGAAAaaagcccccccaaaaccaagaCCAACCCTTCTCTGGCTGGAGGAGTTTTAGTGTTTCCCTCTGTCTCAAACCACACTGTTCCGTGCCCTTCCCAAGAGCCCAGGCGGTTGCATGCAGCTCTGTTTGGAGGCAGTTAATGATGACGTTCGCTGCTGGTCAGAGGGAATGCCTCTGGGGAGACTCCCTGCACTCTCCTAACCTGATCGCTGCTTAATGGGACTCTGCTGAGCTATTCGTTTTTCTCTGTAGTGTTGCAAAATGCTATACGGCAGAGCTTAAAGATGCTTGTTATTTTCTGAGCAGACTGAATCAGACACGGCTTCCGAAATCAGCTTCCAGTTTAACAAGCACAAAAAGACGCCTAGCATTGGCAGCCACTCGTCCGACATGGCATCTGTCTCCTCGGTAGGTATTTAACGCGTACATCTTACTAGATAGGGTTTCTCAGTCAGATTCGGTGACGCTGCATTTAGGCTGATACTGATGATACGGCCTCCGGAGTATCCTGCTGGTTTCTGCATGGTACATTATTAAAAGAACAGTGATGGATAATTACTTAACTTGGCGTTAAAGGAGCGTCTGCGGGTACCATCTCAAATTAGAGACCCCCTGAATCACTGTTAGGCAAATTTACAGTAAGCGATAGCCCCCACTCTGAAGTGTGGATGCTCTGAAGCCTGGCAGTGTGCAGGAGAGAGGGGTGGCCTTTTTCTGGGTGGGGAAATGAGGAGCACAGCCATTAAGTGACATGTTTGTGGTCCAGCTccgagagagctgggactgcagATGAGTGCCCTCTGCAAGCTCATCCTTCACTTTATCAGCAAATTTGAGGGAACTCAGAGTTGATCAGCAAAAGCATGATGTAGAGCTTCAACTTgtaaggaaagctgaaaagagCTGAGTGTGTTTAGttgagcatttttaaaagattcctTCGAgacagtgggggggggggtgtgctgCTTAGAAGTGCTTGAATTTGCTGTATTACTGTTATAGGTATCTCCAAAGTGTCTATGTGAGACTTAAAGAATATGTATGAAGCAAAGCTGGTAGGGAGAGGTCATAAATGTAgataaatatgttaaaaaaccCCTTGAACTTTGGGGCACATGAGTCCTTCTCCTAGTCTGGAGAGTCTGGGAGCCATAAATGAGCCTTTTGTGTCCAAGTCACACAGGTGTTCTTGAAAATCTTGCTTAGGATTCTCTGCTGGGATGAGTATCCTGATGGGATGGTAAATGCAGCTCCAAGGACTGCGAGGAGATGTTTAGCAGGTTCTTGTAGGTTATAATAGAATGACATTCAGAACCCAAGAAAGTAGGGGGAGATAGAGAAGAATTGAGTTAATTACTAGGAAAGTTTTCTGATAAATGTTCATGACTGTACCACAGAGAGGTGCCAAGAGGTGTAATTATTTGCTTTGTAAACGGCATTAACTTTTATGTTATCCTATCAGGAATCATGAGTGATTGGTGTAAGAGAAAATTCTCTTGTCCTTCtggagctgtgttttgtttctgcttcatCACTTTCTACCAGTGAAAGACAAAGCCTTGAAAAAAGAACCCCAAGGCCTATGGGCAAATGCAGTTTGTTCTGGGAAAGCAAGTGACTCTTGGGTGCCTAGCTCCTGATTTATACCTGTAGAAATGTCATTTTGCTGTGCCTTTGTGGCAAGTAGATGTCTCTGGTGGGACACTGACTCTTCAGGACATGGGTTAtatctatttctgttttgtacaGCTCCATGCACATTGTGAGCAAGCAACAAGATCGTAATAGTTTTTCCTATATTTATAGTCTGATGTCTTTCTTATTagcctattttaaaaattgattgaCAGTTGTGTGACTATATCTACCAGAAATAATAGGTTTATATACACATAGTTCAAGTTCTCtcaatatatttctttcttagtGATGAGATTGGGTCAGGATAGCAGCTCTTGGTACTGTAAGCatagggaaagggaagagactTGTGTGGCCCCCCAGTAATACTTGACTCTGTTTCCCCAAGTTTTGGGATTTAGGGGTGAAAAATCTTCTGCATTTATTGAGCATTCAGGAGAATAGCGCTTCTAAGTCCTGGTCTAGGATAGCACATCCTTGTGAGACCCTTGTTCGGGTTCCCCAACCCTTGCTTGTTTGAGCACAGCTGCAGACGTGTACCATTTCTGTGTCAAGGACACA includes these proteins:
- the LOC104038398 gene encoding synaptotagmin-like protein 2 produces the protein MLDLSFLTEEEYEKLMKVLQRDAELKKKDGDRIRRIQGSIKDEKKKKFVTGEWFSEVKAKRFQEDLEGPDLLWASIRRKKGKLENEANEHIQTDLESKAAPSPAFPEHAAGAGEERSSTPALDTTEERKILPKPKPRLPVPLSASHKRSSIHDVSSSESDTGTSPFVAATNSLHLSRKGHGASALLTKLSEDAVPQPSSAAGREAVDGAAGTTAGAKTPPEETYTSSKIPVKRKPSRTFSRSEQFVNHAGPAENSLANRKLLASPKALTAEGESSQAAKQGVNYTISSMSNKEEDIGLDREHFKNLKNFWEKGADSVTVGNVPEDLSWVEADGRQFKLCRSLSVQSGQGQNSEEKPCVFTRTRTPYKRTITLSSSEEESSYVAPARKDSVSIVPRSMYTKSKGSLVTRNNSLSESNGKPPVPEEEKAAQRCSKKSRLPVRAPSVKIESPTKEVSGSTFEPETPTDELIVAEERKHAANSLASRVQILIEPALTDGESDDEKEERSDLGTHDNMEINGELPEEKTCESSDKQTPGEPAREREAVQGTDSAVYSEEDGDHSPAAQALARANSINLAKSMVNIYTTTETYNKPHLIPHQFLEPERVKELSRSSPLLLSETESDTASEISFQFNKHKKTPSIGSHSSDMASVSSVSGSVLSVYSGDFGSVDAQGTVEFALDYDEKNREFQVHVSQCKDLAVVDEKKGRSDPYVKTYLLPDKARMGKRKTSVKKRTVNPIYNEVLRYKIEKMVLLIQKLNLSVWHNDPLGRNSFLGEIEVDLASWDWSNRKLNWYPLKPRSLSAVNGVDHRGVMNLSIKYVPPGSLGPKNPPSGEVHIWVKDVKDLLQLRPSGVDSFVKCYVLPDTSKKSYQKTRVIKRDTNPIFNHTIVYDGFHTEDLKDACVELTVWDHEKLTNHFLGGIRLGLGTGLSYGISVDWMDSTQEEVAFWQEMMSAANEWIEGLLPLRSLAGRKKLK